One Festucalex cinctus isolate MCC-2025b chromosome 1, RoL_Fcin_1.0, whole genome shotgun sequence genomic region harbors:
- the LOC144028297 gene encoding unconventional myosin-VIIa-like, whose product MHPTSVEGVDDMIKLGDMTEAGLLRNLLLRHKQGIIYTYTGSVLVAVNPYQVFPIYSNEQVKLYRGKKLGELPPHIFAIAESCYFNMKRHLRNQCCIISGESGAGKTESSKLILQYLAAISGELSEQQIEKQILESNPILEAFGNAKTIRNDNSSRFGKYLEIFFNEGGVIEGARVEQYLLEKSRVCHQAQEERNYHIFYCMLAGITAEERKSLHLKNAQDYIFLTKGDCITCEGREDAEDFRRIRSAMKILTFSDQQCYEILKLLAAILHMGNVYFEAYTQDNLETSDVSKSEHFSIAASLLKVQNSTLANSLTHRSFMTNRESVTKPLDCEQASACRDAFVKAIYNKLFIWIVGKINSVIYKRIADNPKSSYLSIGLLDIFGFENFHINSFEQLCINFANEKLQQFFVVHIFKLEQKEYLKENVVWNSINFGDNQKILDLLAGKPCNLLALIDEESHFPKGSDLTMLGKMNQQHHGDKTFIPSKREHDTDFGIHHFAGVVYYDSKGFLEKNRDAVSSDIFKMVEMSTNNLLQQIFMAELSMNGLKVTNNKRVMITPRNSMRSLTDNRKQVPTISGQFRQSLDALMKALSVCQPYFIRCFKPNNNKHSEEFDRELCMRQLRYSGMMDTIRIRKLGFPVRHSFEEFLTRYRVLLKTNNCDPKSKTAAACCDAICQAAFTTPDEWKIGKTKIFLKDNHDAILERLREEELSMKAVVIQRFMLGYKHRKSFLKKRKAAVVLQKNWRAYWENKAGKKLLQGFERLVSKIRGRKLQSLYQRQRAAILTLQTHVRGYQARKSWKQKREAVILLQAYTRGLLARRLFAGMRIEGLPGLHAPDAPSTPDAPSTPDAPSTPDAPSTPDAPSTPDAPRTPVAPRTPVAPRTPDAPRTPDAARTPDAPRTPDAPRTPDAPHTPDAPYTPDAPYTPDALYTPDAPEEHDTEDDIALELQRRLEEVIIHAQRDNEELESITEMDLVEDKRNVLPIPIVRVTTCEELESEEIENAETRSEISFAASDITQTPSLYEEEDDFEDFNKEFSFYEFSILHFHGDVSHTHINHRLRKPLLQHDDEGDTLACLTVWWIILRFMGDLPEPRSQDATSQASISISRNLPHRQGRRLSSLVGLDQKILRKNKKKQGNRKPSAILEEPDSFTEDEGVLIGEGPTLDRPLTPLEKLHIIVGYALSRRGIRDEIYCQICKQLMNNKNRTSRMQGWTLLSICLGIFPPTDLFIKYLETFIRSGPNDYAEYCRERLHRIKANGERKELPCWIELQAVKALAPIEMTVTLTDGSIVSLQLDSASTSAEACQAVADKINLRDTYGFSLYIRLFDKMWSLGSCGKHVLDAVSQCEQEMRRQGKHEKDTTVQFTIRKELFTPWHNCSEDSVSTDLIYRQVIQGIKTGEYTSEKEDEYIQLATKHYYIQFGSTYSKENVQRVVEDCIAIPLIENKSMAKWIQLISSAYLQGAYTKGTLSTQSVKGELVDCARVEWPVHFSKFYEVTMTSGPTLPKSRFVVAVNWSGIFFMDGRDKKLLELPYLEVKEVRKLSDQSVSVATIRGEYVLMCGEADDMAALVEQNLSGLRARSVFALAKQYSNKSDDPKFLVCKEGDLLLIEKDQKYSSGKNVFKATHQKTNISGAVYKDAVQFLPTLSRPTDDMLDLLTPGQRKTSITQSGPQREETVAPVSLREFALDNFRPLGKERLWVCSREPLKQALMKSLVRNSELNYLACNAFTDILISNCCCSICFNDSMRFLQCRLLQIFIFSILVILTTV is encoded by the exons ATGCACCCTACATCAGTGGAGGGGGTGGACGACATGATCAAACTGGGTGACATGACAGAGGCTGGCCTACTACGAAACTTGCTGCTACGCCACAAACAAGGAATCATTTAT ACTTACACAGGCTCCGTTCTGGTAGCAGTGAACCCATACCAAGTTTTCCCCATATATTCAAATGAACAG GTAAAACTGTACCGTGGTAAAAAGCTTGGTGAACTCCCGCCGCACATCTTTGCCATTGCTGAATCCTGCTACTTCAACATGAAACGCCATCTTCGGAACCAGTGCTGCATCATCAG TGGAGAGTCTGGAGCGGGCAAAACTGAAAGCTCCAAGTTGATCTTGCAGTACTTGGCAGCAATCAGCGGTGAGCTCTCCGAACAGCAGATTGAAAAACAGATCTTGGAGTCGAACCCAATATTGGAAG cttttggaaatgctaAGACCATCAGGAATGACAACTCGAGTCGTTTTGGAAAGTATCTGGAGATCTTCTTCAATGAGGGTGGAGTGATTGAGGGCGCTCGCGTGGAGCAATACCTGTTGGAGAAATCTCGCGTCTGCCATCAG GCCCAGGAGGAGCGAAACTATCATATCTTCTACTGCATGCTGGCAGGAATCACAGCCGAGGAGAGGAAAAGTCTGCATCTAAAAAATGCACAGGACTACATATTTCTCACCAAG GGGGACTGTATCACATGTGAAGGAAGGGAAGATGCTGAGGACTTCAGGCGTATTCGATCCGCTATGAAAATTCTGACGTTCTCTGATCAGCAGTGTTATGAAATTCTCAAGCTGCTTGCAGCTATATTACACATGGGAAATGTCTACTTTGAAG CATACACACAAGATAACTTGGAAACCAGTGATGTCAGCAAATCGGAGCATTTTAGCATTGCAGCATCACTGCTCAAG GTCCAAAACTCTACGCTGGCTAACAGTTTGACCCACCGTTCCTTTATGACCAACAGAGAGAGTGTGACCAAACCTCTTGACTGTGAGCAGGCCTCTGCATGTAGGGACGCATTTGTCAAG GCAATCTACAACAAACTCTTCATATGGATTGTTGGGAAAATCAACAGTGTCATCTACAAAAGGATTGCTGACAATCCTAAATCATCCTATCTGTCAATCGGCCTGCTTGACATATTTGGCTTTGAGAACTTCCACATCAACAG TTTTGAACAGTTGTGCATAAACTTTGCAAATGAGAAGCTGCAGCAGTTCTTTGTGGTTCACATCTTTAAGCTGGAACAGAAGGAATATCTGAAGGAAAACGTTGTGTGGAATAGTATCAACTTTGGTGACAATCAGAAGATCCTGGACCTTCTGGCCGGGAAACCCTGTAACCTGCTTGCTCTGATCGATGAAGAGAGCCATTTTCCAAAG GGTTCAGATCTGACGATGCTTGGCAAGATGAATCAGCAGCATCATGGCGACAAGACCTTTATACCTTCTAAGAGGGAACATGACACTGATTTTGGGATTCACCATTTTGCAGGCGTTGTTTATTATGATTCCAAAG GGTTCCTTGAGAAGAATAGAGACGCTGTAAGCTCTGACATATTCAAGATGGTTGAGATGTCCACGAACAATCTGCTTCAGCAGATTTTCATGGCAGAGCTTTCGATGAATGGCTTGAAGGTGACAAATAACAAGAGGGTCATGATCACACCCAGGAATTCCATGCGG TCCCTTACTGACAACCGCAAGCAAGTGCCAACCATCAGCGGTCAGTTCCGGCAGTCTCTGGATGCCCTCATGAAGGCTCTCTCCGTCTGCCAGCCATACTTCATccgctgcttcaaaccaaacaacaacaagcactcTGAG GAATTTGACCGAGAACTTTGTATGCGTCAGCTGAGATACTCTGGCATGATGGATACCATCCGCATCAGGAAACTGGGGTTTCCCGTTCGCCACAGCTTTGAGGAATTCTTGACTCGCTACAGAGTGCTCTTGAAGACAAACAACTGTGACCCCAAAAGT AAAACAGCTGCTGCCTGTTGTGACGCCATCTGTCAGGCAGCGTTTACGACACCTGATGAGTGGAAAATTGGGAAGACCAAGATTTTCCTGAAG gATAATCATGATGCTATCCTGGAACGCCTGAGGGAAGAAGAACTCAGCATGAAAGCTGTTGTGATCCAGCGATTCATGCTGGGATACAAGCACAG AAAGTCTTTTCTGAAGAAGCGGAAGGCGGCTGTGGTGTTGCAGAAAAACTGGAGAGCTTACTGGGAAAACaaggcaggaaaaaaa CTCCTGCAAGGTTTTGAACGCCTGGTGTCAAAGATACGTGGTCGGAAGCTTCAATCCCTGTATCAAAGGCAACGAGCAGCAATACTCACCTTACAGACGCAC GTACGGGGTTACCAGGCAAGGAAGAGTTGGAAGCAGAAGAGAGAAGCAGTCATACTGCTGCAGGCTTATACCAGAGGACTCCTGGCAAGACGATTATTTGCAGGAATGAGGATTGAG GGCCTCCCTGGCCTACATGCACCGGATGCACCGAGCACGCCGGATGCACCGAGCACGCCGGATGCACCGAGCACGCCGGATGCACCGAGCACGCCGGATGCACCGAGCACGCCGGATGCACCGCGCACGCCGGTTGCACCGCGCACGCCGGTTGCACCGCGCACGCCGGATGCACCGCGCACGCCGGATGCCGCACGCACGCCGGATGCCCCGCGCACGCCGGATGCACCGCGCACGCCGGATGCACCGCACACGCCGGATGCACCGTACACGCCGGATGCACCGTACACGCCGGATGCACTGTACACGCCGGATGCACCAGAGGAGCATGACACCGAAGATGACATTGCCTTGGAGCTTCAGCGCAGGCTAGAAGAAGTCATCATACATGCTCAGCGAGATAATGAAGAGCTTGAGTCTATCACTGAGATGGATTTGGTCGAGGATAAAAGAAATGTCCTGCCCATACCTATTGTGAGAGTTACAACATGTGAAGAATTGGAATCAGAGGAAATTGAG AACGCAGAGACCAGGTCTGAGATAAGCTTTGCAGCCTCAGACATAACCCAGACTCCATCGCTCTACGAAGAGGAAGATGATTTTGAAGATTTCAATAAGGAGTTTTCATTCTACGAGTTTAGCATTCTTCACTTCCACGGTGATGTGAGCCACACACACATAAATCACAGACTCAGGAAACCTCTTCTGCAACACGACGATGAGGGCGACACATTG GCTTGCCTGACCGTATGGTGGATTATATTACGATTCATGGGGGACCTACCAGAGCCCAGATCGCAGGATGCGACTTCTCAGGCCTCTATCAGCATTTCTCGCAATCTGCCTCACAGACAGGGCAGGAGGCTGAGCAGCCTGGTGGGACTCGACCAG aaaatactcaGGAAGAACAAGAAAAAGCAAGGAAACAGAAAACCCTCTGCTATTCTTGAAGAG CCGGACAGCTTCACAGAGGATGAGGGTGTTTTGATTGGAGAGGGGCCTACATTGGACAGGCCACTTACTCCTCTAGAAAAACTGCACATTATTGTTGGATATGCACTATCCAGACGAGGCATAAG AGATGAGATTTACTGTCAGATCTGTAAGCAGCTGATgaacaataaaaacagaacaagCCGTATGCAAGGATGGACCCTACTCTCCATCTGTCTGGGGATCTTCCCCCCGACAGATCTCTTCATCAAG TATTTGGAGACCTTTATCCGCAGTGGGCCAAATGATTACGCAGAATATTGTCGTGAGCGCCTGCATCGCATTAAAGCCAATGGAGAGCGAAAAGAGCTGCCCTGTTGGATCGAATTACAG GCTGTCAAAGCTTTGGCGCCTATAGAAATGACTGTGACTCTGACAGATGGCAGTATTGTCAGCCTGCAGCTGGACTCAGCCTCCACCTCTGCAGAGGCCTGTCAAGCTGTGGCTGACAAGATTAATCTGCGAGACACATATGGATTCTCCCTCTACATTCGTCTCTTTGATAAA ATGTGGTCTCTGGGCAGCTGTGGGAAGCACGTGTTGGATGCTGTGTCTCAGTGCGAGCAGGAGATGAGGCGACAGGGCAAGCACGAGAAGGACACAACTGTGCAGTTCACAATCCGCAAAGAGCTCTTCACGCCCTGGCACAACTGCTCTGAAGACTCGGTCAGCACCGATCTCATCTACAGGCAGGTCATTCAGGGCATCAAGACGGGAGAGTACACTAGTGAGAAG GAGGATGAATATATACAGCTGGCAACAAAGCACTATTACATCCAGTTTGGCTCAACATACAGCAAAGAGAATGTGCAGAGGGTGGTTGAGGACTGCATTGCTATACCTTTGATTGAGAACAAATCTATGGCCAAATGGATCCAACTCATCAGCTCAGCATACTTGCAG GGTGCTTACACGAAAGGGACATTGAGCACACAGAGTGTGAAAGGAGAACTTGTTGACTGTGCTCGAGTGGAATGGCCAGTCCACTTCTCCAAGTTTTATGAAGTTACTATGACGTCAG GACCTACTTTGCCCAAAAGCAGGTTTGTTGTGGCTGTAAACTGGAGTGGCATCTTCTTCATGGATGGAAGAGACAAAAAACTCCTTGAGCTGCCTTATTTGGAGGTAAAAGAAGTCCGAAAGTTGAG TGATCAGTCGGTGAGTGTAGCCACAATTAGAGGTGAATATGTCCTAATGTGCGGCGAAGCTGATGACATGGCTGCACTTGTAGAGCAAAACTTGAGTGGACTACGAGCCCGCTCGGTGTTTGCACTCGCCAAGCAGTATTCCAATAAATCAG ATGACCCCAAGTTCTTGGTCTGTAAAGAAGGCGACCTTTTGCTGATAGAAAAGGATCAAAAATATTCCTCTGGCAAGAATGTGTTCAAAGCTACACATCAGAAGACAAATATCAGTGGTGCCGTCTATAAGGATGCAGTGCAGTTTCTCCCAACTCTCAGCAGACCCACTGATGACATGCTG GATCTGCTCACTCCGGGCCAGAGGAAAACATCCATCACACAAAGTGGACCCCAAAGAGAAGAAACAGTTGCTCCTGTCTCTTTAAGAGAGTTTGCGCTCGACAATTTTAG